A region from the Microcebus murinus isolate Inina chromosome 3, M.murinus_Inina_mat1.0, whole genome shotgun sequence genome encodes:
- the LRRTM4 gene encoding leucine-rich repeat transmembrane neuronal protein 4 isoform X1, which yields MPGFHLITQLKGMSVVLVLLPTLLLVMLTGAQRACPKNCRCDGKIVYCESHAFADIPENISGGSQGLSLRFNSIQKLKPNQFAGLNQLIWLYLDHNYISSVDEDAFQGIRRLKELILSSNKITYLHNKTFHPVPNLRNLDLSYNKLQTLQSEQFKGLRKLIILHLRSNSLKTVPIRVFQDCRNLDFLDLGYNRLRSLSRNAFAGLLKLKELHLEHNQFSKINFAHFPRLFNLRSIYLQWNRIRSISQGLTWTWSSLHNLDLSGNDIQGIEPGTFKCLPNLQKLNLDSNKLTNISQETVNAWISLISITLSGNMWECTRSICPLFYWLKNFKGNKESTMICAGPKHIQGEKVSDAVETYNICSEVPVVNTERSHMVPQTPQKPLIIPKPTIFKPDAPQPSFETPSPSPGFQIPGTEQEYEHVSFHKIIAGSVALFLSVAMILLVIYVSWKRYPASMKQLQQHSLMKRRRKKARESERQMNSPLQEYYVDYKPTNSETMDISVNGSGPCTYTISGSRECEV from the exons ATGCCAG GTTTCCATTTAATTACGCAGCTGAAAGGCATGAGTGTGGTGCTGGTGCTACTTCCTACACTGCTGCTTGTTATGCTCACGGGGGCTCAGAGAGCTTGCCCAAAGAACTGCAGATGTGATGGTAAAATTGTGTACTGTGAGTCTCACGCTTTCGCAGATATCCCTGAGAACATTTCTGGAGGGTCGCAAGGCTTATCATTAAGGTTCAACAGCATTCAGAAGCTCAAACCCAATCAGTTTGCCGGCCTTAACCAGCTTATATGGCTTTATCTTGACCATAATTACATTAGCTCAGTGGATGAAGATGCATTTCAAGGGATCCGTAGACTGAAAGAATTAATTCTAAGCTCCAACAAAATTACTTATCTGCACAATAAAACATTTCACCCCGTTCCCAATCTCCGCAATCTGGACCTCTCCTACAATAAGCTTCAGACGTTGCAATCTGAACAATTTAAAGGCCTTCGGAAACTCATCATTTTGCACTTGAGATCTAACTCGCTAAAGACCGTGCCCATAAGAGTTTTTCAAGACTGTCGGAATCTTGACTTTCTGGATTTGGGTTACAATCGTCTTCGAAGCTTGTCCCGAAATGCATTTGCTGGCCTCTTGAAGTTAAAGGAGCTCCACCTGGAGCACAACCAGTTTTCCAAGATCAACTTTGCTCATTTTCCACGTCTCTTCAACCTCCGCTCAATATACTTACAATGGAACAGGATTCGCTCCATTAGCCAAGGCTTGACATGGACTTGGAGTTCCTTGCACAACTTGGATTTATCAGGGAATGACATCCAAGGAATTGAGCCAGGCACATTTAAATGCCTCCCcaatttgcaaaaattaaatttggATTCCAACAAGCTCACCAACATCTCACAGGAAACTGTCAATGCGTGGATATCATTAATATCCATCACCTTGTCTGGAAATATGTGGGAATGCACTCGGAGCATTTGTCCTCTATTTTATTGGCTTAagaatttcaaaggaaataaGGAAAGCACCATGATATGTGCAGGACCTAAGCACATCCAGGGTGAAAAAGTTAGCGATGCAGTGGAAACATATAATATCTGTTCTGAAGTCCCAGTGGTCAATACGGAGAGATCACACATGGTGCCCCAAACTCCCCAGAAGCCTCTGATTATCCCTAAACCTACCATCTTCAAGCCTGATGCCCCCCAACCCAGCTTTGAAACACCAAGCCCTTCCCCAGGGTTTCAgattcctggcacagagcaagaGTATGAGCATGTTTCATTTCACAAAATTATTGCAGGGAGTGTGGCTCTCTTTCTCTCAGTGGCCATGATCCTCTTGGTGATCTATGTGTCTTGGAAACGCTACCCAGCCAGTATGAAACAACTCCAGCAACACTCTCTTATGAAGAGGCGGCGGAAAAAGGCCAGAGAGTCTGAAAGACAAATGAATTCCCCTTTACAGGAGTATTATGTGGACTACAAGCCTACAAACTCTGAGACCATGGATATATCGGTTAATGGATCTGGGCCCTGCACATATACCATCTCTGGCTCCAGGGAATGTGAGGTATGA
- the LRRTM4 gene encoding leucine-rich repeat transmembrane neuronal protein 4 isoform X2, producing the protein MGFHLITQLKGMSVVLVLLPTLLLVMLTGAQRACPKNCRCDGKIVYCESHAFADIPENISGGSQGLSLRFNSIQKLKPNQFAGLNQLIWLYLDHNYISSVDEDAFQGIRRLKELILSSNKITYLHNKTFHPVPNLRNLDLSYNKLQTLQSEQFKGLRKLIILHLRSNSLKTVPIRVFQDCRNLDFLDLGYNRLRSLSRNAFAGLLKLKELHLEHNQFSKINFAHFPRLFNLRSIYLQWNRIRSISQGLTWTWSSLHNLDLSGNDIQGIEPGTFKCLPNLQKLNLDSNKLTNISQETVNAWISLISITLSGNMWECTRSICPLFYWLKNFKGNKESTMICAGPKHIQGEKVSDAVETYNICSEVPVVNTERSHMVPQTPQKPLIIPKPTIFKPDAPQPSFETPSPSPGFQIPGTEQEYEHVSFHKIIAGSVALFLSVAMILLVIYVSWKRYPASMKQLQQHSLMKRRRKKARESERQMNSPLQEYYVDYKPTNSETMDISVNGSGPCTYTISGSRECEV; encoded by the exons ATGG GTTTCCATTTAATTACGCAGCTGAAAGGCATGAGTGTGGTGCTGGTGCTACTTCCTACACTGCTGCTTGTTATGCTCACGGGGGCTCAGAGAGCTTGCCCAAAGAACTGCAGATGTGATGGTAAAATTGTGTACTGTGAGTCTCACGCTTTCGCAGATATCCCTGAGAACATTTCTGGAGGGTCGCAAGGCTTATCATTAAGGTTCAACAGCATTCAGAAGCTCAAACCCAATCAGTTTGCCGGCCTTAACCAGCTTATATGGCTTTATCTTGACCATAATTACATTAGCTCAGTGGATGAAGATGCATTTCAAGGGATCCGTAGACTGAAAGAATTAATTCTAAGCTCCAACAAAATTACTTATCTGCACAATAAAACATTTCACCCCGTTCCCAATCTCCGCAATCTGGACCTCTCCTACAATAAGCTTCAGACGTTGCAATCTGAACAATTTAAAGGCCTTCGGAAACTCATCATTTTGCACTTGAGATCTAACTCGCTAAAGACCGTGCCCATAAGAGTTTTTCAAGACTGTCGGAATCTTGACTTTCTGGATTTGGGTTACAATCGTCTTCGAAGCTTGTCCCGAAATGCATTTGCTGGCCTCTTGAAGTTAAAGGAGCTCCACCTGGAGCACAACCAGTTTTCCAAGATCAACTTTGCTCATTTTCCACGTCTCTTCAACCTCCGCTCAATATACTTACAATGGAACAGGATTCGCTCCATTAGCCAAGGCTTGACATGGACTTGGAGTTCCTTGCACAACTTGGATTTATCAGGGAATGACATCCAAGGAATTGAGCCAGGCACATTTAAATGCCTCCCcaatttgcaaaaattaaatttggATTCCAACAAGCTCACCAACATCTCACAGGAAACTGTCAATGCGTGGATATCATTAATATCCATCACCTTGTCTGGAAATATGTGGGAATGCACTCGGAGCATTTGTCCTCTATTTTATTGGCTTAagaatttcaaaggaaataaGGAAAGCACCATGATATGTGCAGGACCTAAGCACATCCAGGGTGAAAAAGTTAGCGATGCAGTGGAAACATATAATATCTGTTCTGAAGTCCCAGTGGTCAATACGGAGAGATCACACATGGTGCCCCAAACTCCCCAGAAGCCTCTGATTATCCCTAAACCTACCATCTTCAAGCCTGATGCCCCCCAACCCAGCTTTGAAACACCAAGCCCTTCCCCAGGGTTTCAgattcctggcacagagcaagaGTATGAGCATGTTTCATTTCACAAAATTATTGCAGGGAGTGTGGCTCTCTTTCTCTCAGTGGCCATGATCCTCTTGGTGATCTATGTGTCTTGGAAACGCTACCCAGCCAGTATGAAACAACTCCAGCAACACTCTCTTATGAAGAGGCGGCGGAAAAAGGCCAGAGAGTCTGAAAGACAAATGAATTCCCCTTTACAGGAGTATTATGTGGACTACAAGCCTACAAACTCTGAGACCATGGATATATCGGTTAATGGATCTGGGCCCTGCACATATACCATCTCTGGCTCCAGGGAATGTGAGGTATGA